In one Streptomyces marincola genomic region, the following are encoded:
- a CDS encoding cation:proton antiporter regulatory subunit produces MATRRTPLPGVGTQYDMTTRDGRHISVVAHEDGRRFLAFYSPEDPDACQGTVPLDAEEAARLAAIIAPDRAEHRLPGTEFDLDLVTERITVGLGSPYRGRPMGDTRARTRTGASIVAVLRRTGAHPSPGPDHRLEAGDTLLVVGTREGVDDLADIIAGS; encoded by the coding sequence ATGGCGACGCGACGCACTCCGCTGCCGGGCGTCGGCACGCAGTACGACATGACCACGCGCGACGGGCGGCACATCTCCGTCGTGGCCCACGAGGACGGCAGGCGGTTCCTCGCCTTCTACTCCCCCGAGGACCCCGACGCCTGCCAGGGCACCGTGCCGCTGGACGCCGAGGAGGCCGCGCGCCTGGCCGCGATCATCGCGCCGGACCGCGCGGAGCACCGGCTGCCGGGCACCGAGTTCGACCTGGACCTGGTGACCGAACGCATCACCGTCGGGCTCGGCTCCCCCTACCGGGGCCGCCCGATGGGCGACACGAGGGCCCGCACCCGCACCGGGGCCTCGATCGTCGCGGTCCTGCGCAGGACCGGCGCCCACCCCTCCCCCGGGCCCGACCACCGGCTCGAAGCAGGCGACACGCTGCTGGTCGTCGGCACCCGGGAGGGCGTCGACGACCTGGCCGACATCATCGCGGGCTCGTGA